The following is a genomic window from Calliphora vicina chromosome 5, idCalVici1.1, whole genome shotgun sequence.
attttctttcatttgttATTCATTAACACAAATATTCGTATtagttaaaattgtatttttgtagtacgattttctaaaatttatttacgaaagtttcatatttaaatattttatttagtggaaTGTTTTCcttttcgaaaaatgtaaatATCCCTTTTGTAATGGCAAAATTCTGTGGGCGATTTGTAGCATTCGTGATTGAATAAGCAatcgtatcgaaaaattatttcgatattgaaattataaataaatttctagcTTGATatcgaaattttgaaaattgaaattttggttttactttttctgcagAAGCGAAATGCGGAATTaataaatatcactttcgatcggatgggaattctgtgacaggcctgatataGAGATGtcattgtcaaaaacctaaatctGGGAGCTAATTACCGCAGTCGAACACAATCGAATACTTATTCCTCATATCGCTGCTCTTGCCCAAGATGCCGATTAGGAACCCGGAACATCGAACATACGACGTGCACGAGGTTCCTAAGCAGAATTTTGGTGAAAGATTTGCAGATGTTCCCTTATAAAGTGCAGACCTACATCATTAGCTGTTGACCGCCAAACGCGTCTAACCTACGCTCATCCTGAATCTCATCGGAAAGGTGGACGATTTTTCATCGAAAATTATCATCAGCGATCGAAAATAATCGTTTTTGAGAATATCCCACATGactatatcccactcgcatcccactaagtgacCAAAAAGTTCctcaaggaaaagacctaagctttatttttataaaaaatgccccattttgaaaaaaaaatccaaaatgtttttgattttggaaaaaaaaattacagaattgaagaaatagcaatctaaactatttggacacattttgctaagaacaataggtaataagttaattGGGTGAGTAAAAACaactgtttggccaaaatgtaaaatttttaccccctctaactcagacagTTCTTgatcgatcttgttgaaaaacctggtgcaaatttcatcctgatcggaagacatcgatttcaaaagttggttggttcacttgacatgaaatccctcatatattaaatatgaaatttacaaattttccttcggttttgttaattttgtctGTTCATTTTTTTATGCACTGGCAATTTAAATAAGACTGATCTAAAtgatattctaaaaatttatgTGAGTGCTGTGAATAATTTatcagcccaatcatgaataaaaaatcctctgcagttttttcccatttttaacacTGAATTTGAATAGGGAAAATGGGAACTGGGAAAAAACGCCCGCTGATTTTTTGTTCATGATTGGGCTGCATATGCATTACCGggtttttttcctaaaaaatgtataacaagtaagagagctatattcggctgtgccgaattttatatacccttcaccaaattatacttcaaaatacaaattttaaatgtttttaggtaaacaaaatttatttttttaattttttgtaaaaaaaatgttatttaaaatttttttttaaattttaatttatttttttttaattttaaaaaaaaaattaaatttttttttaaaattttaaaaaacaaaattaaattttttttttaaattttaaaaattcgggttaaaaaatagttttccgattttggcccactgtaggtccaacttactatggtcttatatacgtcgttgcaaaggtctttgaaatatctatcgttagatatctatattgtctatattggtgcctattattaattaaattaaattttcgacTGTAGTCGAAATAGCTGATCGAACGAATTGTCATTTGGTATTATGGCGCACATTCGTTGCTTACAACTTAGACCTGcataaaattaacgaaaatatttcaGGTAGTGATATTTGGTccaccaaaaacaaataaaatttcaaatacttacatttttaacaatttttttaaattttatttacagtgTCGAAAGCAAAATTGTGTAACTTATAATACGAATTTTACATTCGATAGTTGATATTCGATAGCCAACGAATATCATTTGTCGAATGCAACTTATAATAGGGgccattaatgacttagtaatccagatataggtaaaaaatcgaggttgtcttggtttttttcctcatatctcagccatttgtggacccattttgctgattttaattaagaaacttctcgacagaattattgaagatttggatcctgaagatatctggggtcttcagaaaattgatttcaacagacaggcggccatggcttaatcgaggataaggatccagaatatatttattttttttttatttattcattcagtAACAGAATCCTAGCCAATAGGCCATAATCGGTTCCAATTATACTACTCACAATTTgattatacataaaataataataaaattaaaagatatcaatatataatttgaaaattaactcATAGTAATGGGATCAGCAAataaccaattaaattaatagataataataaagacatttaaactacaaaaaacaaaacctcACAAAATTGTAGCCAACAAAATTAAAGTGAGAATACATACTCTATATTAAATGATAAATATagagtatatatatatatactttatagggtcggaaaattatattgtggaaattacaaacggaatgacaaacttatatatacccttctcacgaaggtgaaggttataaaaatattagaaatttgaaaaatacagATATCAAATCACAATCAAAACGCGTGAGTTTCAGAACATGCAGAAACAACTTTAGCGATTTGCTACTCACATGTGATTTGACAATCGTGCGAGTGTCAGAACATACCTGATAGTCTTCCAAAAATGTTGAATTGTATTGGCACTCACTTGTATTCTGAACAAAAACTATCGGTTCAacctattttgttaattttgtttacacataatatatgtacatagcTATCAGTAATAGTAACTATTTGTGCcaaattgaatttttgtaaaGGTCGGACCTATTTAATACAGAAAGAACATTTCTGGTCCACAGAGAATATTTGGGGACAATTTCATCTCCCTAGGGCTATCATGCCTTCAACATAGAATAGTAACATGATCGCCATGATTGAGTAATATAACAATACATGCATGGCTCAATCACCATTATCACGGttttttatgtttacatttaattaaaaattgtattacactttatgatcaatttatttatttaaagtaatacATAACGTATTATCAGTAATATCTTAGTATTCATTAATCTTCAAACGGAATTCTGTTAAACATAACTCAACGTCtgtatacaataaaaaaaacactaacaaaTAAACGAAACAATTAGATTTACAGGTTTAAATATTCCTTAATATAATCattataataatttagaaaaatcacTTTTAAATCATCAGCAATTATTTCGAGAGCCCATAGCATTTCGTTCATAGCGGCTTTAGAACATTTATACTTATGTTTGGCCAATAAATCCCACAAATAActcattaaaattacatattcaaTTGAATTTACTGAACTCTCAGTTTTGGTGACATTTAGAGCATATTTCAGCATATCAATCATATCACAATAGTCCTGATCGTTAAGAGGAACATTAACTGTGAAATAAAGTcaaattattaacaaatgtACATGAATATACTTGTAAACATTACTTACTTCTGGGTAACTTAAACCATTCATTCACCAATTTCGTGGCTATATAAGACCTAGCAACATTTAAACCCAGCAGATATTTGTCCGATTCTTTAAATATCTGATACATACGGCGTCTGGTAGTTGATTCCATTATTGTATACATTAGACGGTACATCTCGTGATACCATTTCATGGATTGTTTGCAACCACACGCGGTACAATAGAGAGTCGTTTCTATGTTAGCATTTGGACTATCGCTTTGCCACCAATTTAATGTGGGCTTTTCCGGTATATTGGGTACATATATTTGTCCACACTTGCTATTGTCACAACGATATTGATGAAATTTGttctgaaatattaaaaaaataatgtttctcAAGGAAAAATGTCTTggtgttttaaaaacaaacaaacaaacgactTACAAACTCCACATCTTCGCTATCCTTTTGTAGACAATTTTCACATTGACATTCGAATTGATATGTTTGTTGCAGTTTTTCCCGTCTCGCCTCACGCTTACCTTTGCGATAGTCCACATCATAGCAGTTTGTTATCTCCTCGCCCTTACTGAGATTACGCAAAGCATATGTACTGATGAAGCGACCCGAAAATTTCGGTTGAAACGATTGTACACAAGAATGATTGCACAAACTCAAGTAGGGCAGATTCAATGATGCCACATCATCGTAGTAGCTAAAGAAATGCATAAATCCCAATTTCAAATGCCAAGGACTCGACCAGACATTTTCATTTAACATATGGAAGTCGGTTGTGGTTAATAGCGTTAATGGCCTGGGTAAGATTGTCGTTAAGGTATGGCCATTTGATATGGACTGACCAATATGACGTAATATCAAAGAACCTGTTATTAGTTCCCAATCAATGAGTTTGTTCGTTGCATTCAAAACCTCAAAGTATTTGGTATAACTCTTGAGATAGACAACTAAATGGTGAGAGACTAAGGCGAACCATTGTATATCCATATTCGACCTTTTATTCAAATGAGTTATCATGCGCAGGGACTCAGCGTAtggaatattattatttttccaaatatcACCACCTTCTGTGAGTTCACTCCATAGTTCGGATGTTGAGCTTTTATTGTCCAGTTTTAATTCGTCCAGTATGGAGTAGAGACCATTATCGAGTACGATTCTTAATGCTAAGTGAGCAATGCCAACATGAGCAAATAATTGAAAACGATATGCCGGACATTCGTACACATGTATAAAGCTATGGAGTTCTTGGCACTTTAGAGAACAATAATTTACCCGACCACGGCAGTGTAAACAAGGAATGGGTATAAAATTCGCCGAGCCACACTGATGGCACACTCGACGTGTATCGCCAACGGCTACGAAAGCCGATGCTCTTTCGGTGAATAtcaattgattcttttcgatCAGACATTTTGCTTGCATACGGCGTCCATTTTCTGCAGTGATGCTGTAAGTAgtaatatattttatgttttatataaaattttgttgaatctCTCAAATAAATATCTTGGTGTAATTTATGATTCTAAACTCAATTTTAATTATCATATGAATGGTAATAAAGCTTATTTTGAGaagattcaatcgtaggtctttatgtagagCAATTTCAGATTTAATAGTAGGTCTtaatgtagtcaaattttagcttaaatcatAGGCCTTTATAGAGTGCAATTTTAGTTACAGGAGTAGGTACTAatgtagtccaattttagcttcaagagTAGGTCttaatatagtaaaattttagcttcaagagTAGGTCTTAatgtagtccaattttagcttcaagagTAGGTCTTAATGTAGTTCAATCGTATTAATgttgtcaaattttagcttcaatcgtaggggtttgtgtagtccaattttagcttcaagagTAGGTCTTAATGTATTctgattttagcttcaattgtaggtctttatagagtgcaatttcagcttcaatagtcagtagtcaaattttagcttcaatcgtaggtctttatgtaaaACAGTTTTACCTACTCGTAGGTCTTAATGtagtacaattttagcttcaatcgttcaAAAAGAAATTACGCGATTTTagacattttcaattttattgactTACATTTCCTGAGTTTCTCTATTAAGTGGAATTTCTTTCTCCGCCATTAAATCTTCCGGCTTATCAACCATTTCCCCTTTAAGTTCATCGAAAGCTTTCAAAAGTTCCCTGCGTTCCTTCTCGAAAccattattcaatgttaatgcCTCCAGctcatttaaatgtttttcagcTCTACTCAAATCTCGCATTTTGATGCTACAATAAGCTTGTCGTACTATAATTTTATGACGCAATGTCTCAGGATAACCGAATTTTAAGGCACACACACAGTCATCGTAGGCTTGTTGATAATAACCGAATGTTTGTAGAGCCGTAGCACGATTAGCAAATCCTAATGCCAATTCGTCACTTTTGGTATCCAATGCAGCATATATGGCATCATTATAGAGACGACAAGCTCCCAAAACATTACGTTTATCTCCTTTGGCAGTGAATAGACGATTGCCCTGCTGCCTTAGATCTTTGGATTCTTGAATTTTTTCACTGTTTTCTTTTAAGGCAAActccatattttcattttgttccatGGTCTGTAACCATTGAAGCGATAAAACACGTACAAATTGGCTTTTCTTCTCCGGCATAAGATCGTAAAGGAGACGCATAGTTTCAAactcatttttatatgttttaaaatCAATACAGCCACCTTGTACCGCAAATAACGACAACAATTTAGAATCCATTTCGTTATTTAAATGAGTTGCAAGAGTGTCTTGCCGATTTATCTTTAATGAGAAGCCAGCTTATGTTCTTGACATAAGGTATTATGGGAAGAATATTGGTTATTTGCTCTACTTAAATCACAAAGTATAActtgaattatatttaaaaaataaacatcaacttgCAGCCGCTTAATTTTCTACATTAAATTAACTTATAATAGTGTTGGTATTTACTTGGAAATAGTACAAATAAATTGGTCTTAATGCACCTAGAACTTTCAAGAggatttgtaacaaaatttagttgatttttctTGAAGAGAACTGACAACAAtattacatattatatattaatTCATATGACCAAGCATATAATTTATTCTTCAttgaataaaacttaaatttaaatttctttaatcaattgtttttttttatgaaatatatttaagtaccaaattctcatttattccaatttttacaataacaaatctGTAAAATGTGCTTTCTGTATCATCAATGGTACTATTAATGTACTTTAACATGTAAACAATGTAGTTAACAGAATATTAACAGTGAGCAGTCTTTCTACGCACATCATACaaaccattttttaaataaattttaattactgGCACATCAAATCgaaaaaattccataaaaatttatgaaatataaatTGGCATAAGTTAAAACCATATAGAAATACAGATTGGGCGGAAACAAGGTGAATTTATAGAATACtttataaattcgccttgaccaaaagctataaaataaactaaaaattacacaACGTgactttaattaaacaaaagcaaaaagcagaaaaaagtcgatttatatttgtcagcttctacagaagtcattgtaGGGCAATCCAAGTCTCTTATTATATATCTGTGTCCACGCAGCCATATGAGTACGACTGTCTCGCCATCCTATTCAATGATGCCCGCCATTCCTGATGTCGCGTAAACACCTATAATAGAACTAGCAGTATATATACGGATATCCCTGTTTATAGCCGATATTTCAGGCTGAAGAATACTACACCCATTTGGAAGCCTAATCGATAAACTTATTCCAAATTCCTGGATGTAGACACCTCCCTTTTTTAAAGCCATTTGTACAGACGGAGAGACTTGTTGTCTCAAGGGGAAGACGCTCCACTAATTCCACTGCCACTGACTGCGCGCAATTTGTgctttataaaatatgaattccaATTATGAGTGGATGGTATTTAAAAGTCGACTTAATTATAATTATGTGCTCAGGAAAGACCTCttaaattattataccctacaccaccatagtggggagggtattatgcgtttgtacagatgtttgtaacgcccaaaaatattagtctcacacacaccttaaagtataccgatcgacttagaatcactttctgagtcgatgtccgtccgtctggttggctggctgtccatgtaaactttgtgcgcagagtacatgtcgcaatttttaagatatttcgatcaaatttggtacatattatttttttggcccaagcaccaagcctattgaaactggctgaaattggtctattatttcacctagcccccatacaaatgtccttccgaaattggacttcatcggtcataaatgtttaatttataaatgtatctccacaaattgcgctccaaataagttttatatatggggcatttcatgtcaagtgaaccaacttttgaaatcgatgtcttccgatcgggatgaaatttgcaccaaggttagctctattggatagtaactcagacacaatttttcaacaacatcggtcgagaactctctgagttatagggggtaaaattttgacaatttggtcaaacaggggttttttcttatccatgtaacttattacctattgttcttagcaaaatgtgtcccaaatagtatagatagctatttcttcgatctttcgaaaaaaaataattaaaaaaaaaaataaaaaaattttaatattttttttccgaaatcaaaaacttttttgacttttttttaaaatgggtcctttttttttttttttttttttttcttaaaataaagtttagatattttccttgaacacctacttggtcgcttagtgggatgcgagtgggatatctatcaaaataaatatcttgtaactcaaaacataaaatttttgactttttttgcaaaatcaaaaactttgttgactttttttttcaaaatggacccttttttaatctttttttttaggtcaaacaaaagcttagatattatccttgaagacccttttggtcgcttagtgggatgcgagtgggatatctatcaaaataaatattttttaactcaagacttacaatttttgacttttttttttgcaaatacgattttttttccaaatgggccctttttaaaaaatttttaaaaaaaagtcccatattggaaaaaaatttcgattttgcaaaaaaaaattaaaaaattgttacaaaatatttattttgatagatatcccactcgcatcccactaagggactaaaaatatcttaaaggaatggacctaggctttcttttgagcaaaaaaaaaaattaaaaaagggcccatattggaaaaaaattttgattttgcaaaaaaaaattaaaaaattgtatgtcttgcgttacaaaatatttattttgatagatatcccactcgcatcccactaagggactaaaaatatcttaaaggaatggacctaagctttcttttgactacaaaaaaaattttaaaaaaattttaaaaaatcgtatttgcaaaaaaaaaagtcaaaaattgtaagtcttgagttaaaaaatatttattttgatagatatcccactcgcatcccactaagcgaccaaaagggtcttcaaggataatatctaagcttttgtttgacctaaaaaaaaagattaaaaaagggtccattttgaaaaaaaaagtcaacaaagtttttgattttgcaaaaaaagtcaaaaattttatgttttgagttacaaaatatttattttgatagatatcccactcgcatcccactaagcgaccaagtaggtgttcaaggaaaatatctaaactttattttaagaaaaaaaaaggacccatttaaaaaaaaagtcaaaaaagtttttgatttcggaaaaaaaatattaaaaattttttatttttttttttaaatattttttttcgaaagatagaagaaatagctatctatactatttgggacacattttgctaagaacaataggtaataagttacatggataagaaaaaacccctgtttgaccaaattgtcaaaattttaccccctataactcagagagttctctaccgatgttgttgaaaaattgtgtctgagttactatccaatagagctaaccttggtgcaaatttcatcccgatcggaagacatccatttcaaaagttggttcacttgacatgaaatgccccatatacaaaattcatgtcaccaaattttgttacgatcggtccataattagtcatagctcccatatagacccgcttccgaaaatcactttaacgttcatacatcgcttaaaaatgttggtatactcacaaaattcaacatagtaaactttcatatagacatatatcaaacgacctaatttcatggtgatcggtgcataattggtcatagccccatataaattattgaaactttaaaagaaaaatgtatttgctcttttacttagtgtagggtattatatggtcgggctcgtatcaaattttgaaaatgaaatatcaatttgtttttaaaataaataaacaattttctcaCTTCCGGTATATTTTGCtgcattattattatatttgtttacttttcatTTTCTCATCTCTAACATGCCGTCacattgcaaataaataaacttgGCAGCACTTTGTAAAGCACATTACGaatgtcaaaataaaaaatatttgcaaaattctGCCGACAAGCCGCAGTAGCGGCATACTTTTACTAAGTGTTGCCATTGTAGGATAATTTTTAATcagt
Proteins encoded in this region:
- the Smyd4-1 gene encoding SET and MYND domain-containing protein 4; the protein is MDSKLLSLFAVQGGCIDFKTYKNEFETMRLLYDLMPEKKSQFVRVLSLQWLQTMEQNENMEFALKENSEKIQESKDLRQQGNRLFTAKGDKRNVLGACRLYNDAIYAALDTKSDELALGFANRATALQTFGYYQQAYDDCVCALKFGYPETLRHKIIVRQAYCSIKMRDLSRAEKHLNELEALTLNNGFEKERRELLKAFDELKGEMVDKPEDLMAEKEIPLNRETQEIITAENGRRMQAKCLIEKNQLIFTERASAFVAVGDTRRVCHQCGSANFIPIPCLHCRGRVNYCSLKCQELHSFIHVYECPAYRFQLFAHVGIAHLALRIVLDNGLYSILDELKLDNKSSTSELWSELTEGGDIWKNNNIPYAESLRMITHLNKRSNMDIQWFALVSHHLVVYLKSYTKYFEVLNATNKLIDWELITGSLILRHIGQSISNGHTLTTILPRPLTLLTTTDFHMLNENVWSSPWHLKLGFMHFFSYYDDVASLNLPYLSLCNHSCVQSFQPKFSGRFISTYALRNLSKGEEITNCYDVDYRKGKREARREKLQQTYQFECQCENCLQKDSEDVEFNKFHQYRCDNSKCGQIYVPNIPEKPTLNWWQSDSPNANIETTLYCTACGCKQSMKWYHEMYRLMYTIMESTTRRRMYQIFKESDKYLLGLNVARSYIATKLVNEWFKLPRINVPLNDQDYCDMIDMLKYALNVTKTESSVNSIEYVILMSYLWDLLAKHKYKCSKAAMNEMLWALEIIADDLKVIFLNYYNDYIKEYLNL